From one Amycolatopsis sp. FDAARGOS 1241 genomic stretch:
- a CDS encoding phytanoyl-CoA dioxygenase family protein, with protein sequence MTTTVLPGGAASAPRFERPLRPREREGPFGPAELAAYHRDGYVEVPGLLGVAEVEAVRARLARLIAQPAAARPVSSLWLVGELARDSRLLDRARQILGARVRVHHGLIDDLPAFAGKGFAWRSDLERWHTGDDTAAPRAMTVSLVLCANLAVNGGLLLIPGSHRTIVSRSEGALPVEVIRGLTDRRGIHQFTGAPGTALFFDAHLLHGSGDNITPYPRTNVSVTFTGAEPA encoded by the coding sequence ATGACCACAACCGTACTTCCCGGCGGAGCCGCCTCGGCTCCGCGCTTCGAGCGCCCCCTTCGTCCGCGCGAACGGGAAGGTCCGTTCGGACCGGCCGAGCTCGCCGCGTACCACCGCGACGGCTACGTGGAGGTGCCCGGACTCCTGGGGGTGGCGGAGGTGGAGGCGGTCCGCGCACGGCTGGCCCGGCTCATAGCGCAGCCGGCCGCCGCGCGGCCCGTCTCCTCGCTGTGGCTGGTCGGAGAGCTGGCCCGGGACTCGCGTCTGCTCGACCGGGCCCGCCAGATCCTCGGCGCGCGGGTCCGCGTCCACCACGGCCTGATCGACGACCTGCCCGCGTTCGCCGGCAAGGGGTTCGCCTGGCGCTCCGATCTCGAGCGGTGGCACACCGGCGACGACACGGCCGCGCCCCGGGCGATGACCGTATCGCTCGTCCTGTGCGCCAATCTGGCCGTCAACGGCGGTCTGCTCCTCATCCCCGGCTCGCACCGCACCATCGTCTCGCGCTCGGAAGGTGCGCTGCCGGTCGAGGTGATCCGCGGTCTGACCGACCGGCGCGGGATCCACCAGTTCACCGGAGCGCCGGGTACCGCCTTGTTCTTCGACGCCCACCTCCTGCACGGCTCGGGCGACAACATCACGCCCTACCCACGTACCAACGTCTCGGTGACGTTCACCGGCGCCGAGCCGGCCTGA
- a CDS encoding carboxymuconolactone decarboxylase family protein, translated as MTKTVHNGAIPDATIALVQLRAGQLVGSTYHAVRQTGLLRNAGEPEDRITVLSSWRDSPYFTEAERLALELTEAVLTPSPRGERVPDVLFARAVAGYDDKAARDADRGDRADRLLHPGGSDRETDPGAAAGEELQPGRTGVSGRFPGNLRPSPRGGFAWRTTRT; from the coding sequence ATGACCAAGACCGTCCACAACGGCGCCATCCCGGACGCGACGATCGCGCTGGTGCAGTTGCGCGCGGGACAGCTCGTGGGCAGCACGTACCACGCTGTGCGCCAGACGGGCCTGCTCCGCAACGCCGGTGAACCCGAAGACCGCATCACCGTGCTGTCGTCGTGGCGCGACTCCCCGTACTTCACCGAGGCCGAGCGCCTCGCTCTCGAGCTGACCGAAGCGGTGCTCACGCCCAGCCCCCGCGGGGAGCGCGTCCCGGACGTGCTGTTCGCCCGAGCCGTCGCTGGCTACGACGACAAAGCAGCTCGGGACGCTGACCGTGGCGATCGGGCAGATCGGCTTCTTCATCCCGGTGGGTCCGATCGCGAAACCGATCCCGGAGCGGCCGCCGGGGAAGAACTACAGCCCGGCCGGACAGGTGTGAGCGGCCGGTTTCCGGGAAACCTCCGACCCTCACCCAGAGGAGGTTTCGCATGGCGGACAACGAGAACGTGA
- a CDS encoding MSMEG_6728 family protein — protein MQTFLPYPDFTASARALDRRRLGKQRVEALQVLRALVVPGYGWRHHPAAKMWTGYGEALTRYGLDVCDVWLAAGGADTCATKLAEQFGGAVRTQAELAMAGELPPWLGDDALHRSHRSALVRKDPDHYAPLFPGVPADLPYVWPVSDRGPAGRV, from the coding sequence ATGCAGACGTTCCTCCCGTACCCGGACTTCACCGCCAGCGCCCGGGCGCTCGACCGGCGTCGCCTCGGCAAGCAACGGGTCGAGGCGCTGCAGGTGCTGCGGGCGCTGGTGGTGCCGGGCTACGGCTGGCGCCACCACCCGGCGGCGAAGATGTGGACGGGCTACGGCGAAGCGCTGACCCGGTACGGCCTGGACGTCTGCGACGTCTGGCTCGCGGCCGGCGGGGCGGATACCTGCGCGACCAAGCTGGCCGAGCAGTTCGGCGGGGCCGTCCGCACGCAGGCCGAGCTGGCGATGGCGGGGGAGCTGCCGCCGTGGCTGGGGGACGACGCGCTGCACCGCAGCCACCGCTCGGCATTGGTGCGCAAGGATCCGGACCACTACGCGCCGTTGTTCCCCGGCGTCCCGGCCGACCTGCCCTACGTCTGGCCGGTGTCGGATCGCGGTCCCGCGGGCCGGGTTTAG
- a CDS encoding metalloregulator ArsR/SmtB family transcription factor → MTTPVDDELWAALGDPTRRRLLDVLLADGWGTATGLSGRLPVTRQAVAKHLGVLERAELVVPCKDGREVRYAVNEAQFARAVEQLTSVGAAWDSRLRRIKAIAESIEAARSPKPDE, encoded by the coding sequence GTGACCACGCCGGTCGACGACGAGCTGTGGGCGGCGCTCGGTGATCCCACCCGGCGGCGGCTGCTGGACGTGCTCCTGGCCGACGGCTGGGGAACGGCGACGGGACTGAGCGGCCGCCTTCCGGTGACGCGGCAAGCGGTCGCGAAACACCTCGGCGTGCTGGAACGTGCGGAGCTGGTCGTGCCGTGCAAGGACGGGCGAGAGGTGCGCTACGCGGTCAACGAAGCGCAGTTCGCCCGCGCGGTCGAGCAGCTGACGTCGGTCGGCGCGGCGTGGGATTCGCGGCTGCGCCGGATCAAGGCGATCGCCGAGTCGATCGAAGCCGCGCGCTCGCCGAAGCCCGATGAGTGA
- a CDS encoding SRPBCC family protein → MEYGTIEREIHIDASPEVVYEVITKPEHIAAWWGFDLQVPASAGATGRMTRPRRDGSGTLVVPLAVVEAEAPRRFAFRWAHPDGRPATPQNSFLVTFHLAPSGEGTVLRLTEAGFREVGWEAARLEAYHRDHSAGWDEHLGALGAYAAGLVRA, encoded by the coding sequence ATGGAGTACGGCACCATCGAACGTGAGATCCACATCGACGCCAGCCCCGAGGTCGTCTACGAGGTGATCACGAAACCGGAGCACATCGCCGCGTGGTGGGGCTTTGACCTGCAGGTTCCGGCGTCTGCCGGTGCGACCGGGCGGATGACCAGGCCCCGGCGCGACGGGAGCGGCACGCTGGTCGTCCCCCTGGCGGTCGTCGAAGCGGAGGCGCCGCGGCGGTTCGCGTTCCGCTGGGCCCACCCCGACGGCCGGCCGGCGACACCGCAGAACTCGTTCCTGGTCACGTTCCACCTGGCGCCCTCGGGCGAGGGGACGGTGCTGCGCCTCACCGAGGCCGGTTTCCGCGAGGTCGGCTGGGAGGCCGCGCGGCTCGAGGCGTACCACCGCGACCACAGCGCGGGCTGGGACGAGCACCTCGGCGCGCTCGGGGCGTACGCCGCCGGCCTGGTGCGGGCGTGA
- a CDS encoding RNA polymerase subunit sigma-24 — protein MTTEADPGERRQLLDLVYRLLGSLAEAEDVVQESYALVRAAGIRAAGDPLARRLAHDRRRPDLPRRAWVGAGTAGALRRRMGAGTAARKHRAGRPRRPRHARRVRVLAFLVVLDAMTSAERVAFVLHDVFRYPFAEVAAAVVGRTSVACRQLASSARMRIRAARAPATPPRAARRDRRGLQTCREAQHIDALVGLLDPAATVIADGGGLGRAVLHPVEGADRIVRYLVDLFPRLPALTILERLVNSEPGVVVRQDCETVRVPAFDVARDRIAHIRAVRNPEKLKPWTKN, from the coding sequence ATGACCACCGAAGCCGACCCCGGCGAGCGGCGGCAGCTGCTCGACCTCGTCTACCGGCTCCTCGGCTCGCTCGCCGAAGCCGAGGACGTCGTGCAGGAGAGCTACGCGCTGGTACGCGCTGCCGGAATCCGAGCGGCAGGCGATCCACTCGCCCGGCGCCTGGCTCACGACCGTCGCCGGCCGGATCTGCCTCGACGTGCTTGGGTCGGCGCGGGCACGGCGGGAGCGCTACGTCGGCGAATGGGTGCCGGAACCGCTGCCCGGAAACACCGGGCGGGACGACCCCGCCGACCGCGTCACGCTCGACGAGTCCGTGTCCTGGCCTTCCTCGTCGTGCTCGACGCGATGACCTCGGCGGAACGGGTCGCGTTCGTGCTGCACGATGTGTTCCGCTACCCGTTCGCCGAGGTCGCCGCCGCCGTCGTCGGCCGGACGTCCGTCGCTTGTCGCCAGCTCGCGTCCTCGGCCCGCATGCGGATCCGCGCCGCGCGGGCCCCGGCGACGCCGCCCCGCGCAGCGCGCCGGGATCGTCGCGGCCTTCAAACGTGCCGGGAAGCGCAGCACATCGACGCGCTGGTCGGTCTGCTCGACCCGGCCGCGACGGTCATCGCCGACGGCGGCGGCCTCGGCCGGGCCGTGCTGCACCCGGTCGAGGGTGCCGACCGGATCGTCCGCTACCTCGTCGATCTCTTCCCCCGGCTCCCCGCCCTGACGATCCTCGAACGCCTGGTCAACAGCGAGCCCGGCGTCGTCGTGCGCCAGGATTGCGAGACCGTGCGCGTGCCGGCGTTCGACGTCGCCCGCGACCGGATCGCGCACATCCGGGCGGTGCGCAACCCGGAGAAGCTCAAGCCGTGGACGAAGAACTGA
- a CDS encoding hemerythrin domain-containing protein, with amino-acid sequence MADNENVIDLLLEQHREVRAMFTELETASGARRTELFHHLVGLLAVHETAEEEVVHPEIRDLEPAAETVVEARVAEERRAKELLSTLQSMGPDADGFDTLLVQLRDDVLAHAEHEEREEFPFLRAHRTPERLRAMAATVRLAEAVAPTRPHPGVESATANLLLGPPAAIVDRARDAIRAALRK; translated from the coding sequence ATGGCGGACAACGAGAACGTGATCGACCTGCTGCTGGAGCAGCATCGCGAGGTCCGCGCGATGTTCACCGAACTGGAGACCGCGTCCGGTGCCCGGCGCACTGAGCTGTTCCACCATCTCGTGGGGCTGCTGGCGGTGCACGAAACCGCCGAGGAGGAGGTCGTGCACCCCGAGATCCGGGACCTCGAGCCGGCGGCGGAGACCGTCGTCGAGGCGCGAGTCGCGGAGGAGCGCCGGGCCAAGGAGCTGCTGAGCACGCTGCAGTCGATGGGCCCCGACGCCGACGGATTCGACACGCTGCTCGTCCAGCTGCGCGACGACGTGCTGGCGCACGCCGAGCACGAGGAACGGGAGGAGTTCCCGTTCCTGCGGGCGCACCGCACGCCGGAACGCTTGCGGGCGATGGCGGCGACCGTGCGGCTGGCCGAGGCGGTCGCGCCGACGCGGCCGCACCCCGGTGTGGAGAGCGCCACGGCGAACCTGCTGCTGGGTCCGCCGGCCGCGATCGTGGATCGCGCTCGTGACGCGATCAGGGCCGCGTTGCGGAAGTGA